The following coding sequences lie in one Bacteroidales bacterium genomic window:
- a CDS encoding undecaprenyl diphosphate synthase family protein, whose translation TLWPDFKKNDFYKAIASFQQRERRFGKTSEQLDQQEKSKNQ comes from the coding sequence CAACCTTATGGCCGGATTTCAAAAAAAATGATTTTTATAAAGCGATTGCTTCTTTTCAGCAGAGAGAACGTCGTTTTGGTAAAACAAGTGAGCAGTTAGATCAACAAGAAAAATCTAAAAATCAATAG